DNA sequence from the Candidatus Poribacteria bacterium genome:
AGCTTTGAAGCATCTGTATCACGCCCTCGGCAAATCCATCCAGATCCTTATTCAACTGGCGGCATGCCTTGTGGAGGAAATGCTCGGCCAGAAGAGGTATATCGTCCACCCGCTCGCGCAGGGGAGGGATATGAATCGGGAAGACCTTCAGGCGGTAATACAGATCCTCCCTGAACCGTCCCGACCGAACGTCCTCCTCCAGATCCCTGTTTGTGATGGCTATCACCCTCACGTCCACATCCCTCAGGTTGGTCTCCCCGATCCGCTGGATTTTACGTTCCTGCAGCACCCGCAACAGGTGCACCTGAGCATCGAGGGGCATCTCGCCGATCTCATCGAGAAGTATGGTTCCGCCCGAGGCCGCCTCAAACAGCCCCATCGTATCCCTATCCGCTCCCGTAAACGCCCCCTTGCGATACCCGAACAGGATGCTGGCGACCAGTTCTTTGGGCACAGCGCCGCAGTTGAGCTCCTTAAGGGGACCGTTTTTGCGCGGGCTGTTATAGTGGATCGCCTTGGCCACGAGTTCCTTACCGGTGCCCGTCTCACCGCTTATGAGCACCGTCAGTCCCGAATCGATCGCCTTCTCCATCAGGGCGTAAACCCGCTTCATGGCCGCCGATCGGCCGACGATGTTCTCGAAATTATATCTCCTGCCGACCTCCCACCTGAGCCGGTTTACCTCCGTCTGTAACGCGGCAAGCTCAGCATCGCGAGGGTCTGGCAACACCTCTACAGGAATATCCGCCGGATCGGAGTAGTTCAGATCCCTGTCTATCGCCTGAACCTGGAAGGTATATTTCCCGGCGGGCAGATCGGGATAATCCACCCGTTCCTCTCTCGTCGGCTGACTCCAATTCGCGTCATAACCTTTCAACCTGTAGCGGTAAAGCCTTTTATCAGGATGGGTCTTAAGATCGATCGAGGAGTATTCAAAGGTGATCCGCGTCCCCGCCGTGGCGGGCCTAAGTGAGTTGAGATCGGTATAACGGCGATCTGTGGTCACGGCGATGATCCTGGCTTTGGGACGGGATCGGCTGCGCCGGTATCGTATGAGTCCTTTATCCGTCCCAAGCCACAGCGATCCGTCCGTGATATCGCAATGCACCGTGACGGTATTTCCGGGAAGCCCGTCCCTGGTGTCCAGGCTCATCCACGCCACTCCGTCATACAAACATGCTCCACCGCCGGCCGTTCCCAGCCATAGAAGCCCGTCGTCGTCCCTACAGATGGAGATCACCCTGTCACTTGGGAGCCCGTCATCGGTCGTGAAATTGAGCAGCTCCTTCCCATCATATCGAAAGAGCCCGTCTCCCCATGTCCCAAACCATAGGATGCCGTCGGGGTCCTGATGGACCTCGAAGACAATCCTGCCTTTCAGCCCGTTCTCGAGCGGGAAATCAATGAATCTCTCCCCGTCATATATCGAGATACCGTTACAGGTTCCGAGCCACAGAACGCCGTCCGAATCGCGATGTATGCAGATCACCTGATCGTTTATCAGCCCGTCCCTTGTGGTGAGATTGGTGAACCTCTCGCCGTCGTACCGGAATATCCCCCCTCTCCACGTCCCGAGCCAGAGGTTGCCATCGAGATCTTCGCAGATGGATACCACCCTGTTATCAGTCAGCCCATCCTCGGCGGTGAACCTCACAAACTTTTCCCCGTCATATCGGGAGGCTCCTCCCCACCATGTCCCGATCCAGAGCATGCCGTCGGAGCTTCGATGTATGGCGAGCACCCTTCCCTCGGAGAGCCCGTCGGCGGATGTGAAGTTGACGAACTCTCTACCGTCATACCGCGAGATCCCATCGGATGTCCCAAACCAGAGCGTTCCGTCGTGGTCTTGGTATATGGCTATAATGCTCTCGTTCAGCAATCCGTCCCGTGTTGTGAACCTGGTAAAGGAGACCTCGTCGTATCTTGAGACGCCGCCCCATTCCTGTCGGATCATATACCCTGTTCCGAACCACAACGCCCCGCTGGGGTCGCTCTGGATGGAGTTCACGTGCTCGGATATCAGCCCATCCTCCCTGGTGAAGTTAACGAATCTCTTCCCATCGTATCGTGAGACGCCCCTATCGGTTCCGAACCAGAGGAAACCCCTGGAATCCCTGTAGATAGCTCTGACATTATCGCTTGGGAGACCGTCCTTCACGGTGAAGTTAACGAACCTCTTCCCATCGAATCTCGAGACACCCCCTCCCTTCATTTTGGGGATCTCGCCCGTTGCGAACCACAGCGTGCCGTCGGGATCGCTATGGATGGCTATCACGCTGGGGTAGACAAGGCCGTCCTCGGTTGTGAAGCTGACGAACTCCCTGCCGTCATATCTCGTAACGCCTTTATCGGTCCCGAACCAGAGGAAACCGTTCGGATCGCGGTGGATAGCCCTGACCTTCT
Encoded proteins:
- a CDS encoding sigma 54-interacting transcriptional regulator, whose product is MNADQKRGVWRSYTALDGLVHDIVWVIYSDPEGFLWFGTEGGGASRFDGKEFVNFTVKDGLLNRNIKAICRDPNGIMWFGTWEGGVFRYDGREFVNFTTEDGLASDIVWAIHADPDGTLWFGTDRGVSRYDGREFVNFTIEDGLIGEKVRAIHRDPNGFLWFGTDKGVTRYDGREFVSFTTEDGLVYPSVIAIHSDPDGTLWFATGEIPKMKGGGVSRFDGKRFVNFTVKDGLPSDNVRAIYRDSRGFLWFGTDRGVSRYDGKRFVNFTREDGLISEHVNSIQSDPSGALWFGTGYMIRQEWGGVSRYDEVSFTRFTTRDGLLNESIIAIYQDHDGTLWFGTSDGISRYDGREFVNFTSADGLSEGRVLAIHRSSDGMLWIGTWWGGASRYDGEKFVRFTAEDGLTDNRVVSICEDLDGNLWLGTWRGGIFRYDGERFTNLTTRDGLINDQVICIHRDSDGVLWLGTCNGISIYDGERFIDFPLENGLKGRIVFEVHQDPDGILWFGTWGDGLFRYDGKELLNFTTDDGLPSDRVISICRDDDGLLWLGTAGGGACLYDGVAWMSLDTRDGLPGNTVTVHCDITDGSLWLGTDKGLIRYRRSRSRPKARIIAVTTDRRYTDLNSLRPATAGTRITFEYSSIDLKTHPDKRLYRYRLKGYDANWSQPTREERVDYPDLPAGKYTFQVQAIDRDLNYSDPADIPVEVLPDPRDAELAALQTEVNRLRWEVGRRYNFENIVGRSAAMKRVYALMEKAIDSGLTVLISGETGTGKELVAKAIHYNSPRKNGPLKELNCGAVPKELVASILFGYRKGAFTGADRDTMGLFEAASGGTILLDEIGEMPLDAQVHLLRVLQERKIQRIGETNLRDVDVRVIAITNRDLEEDVRSGRFREDLYYRLKVFPIHIPPLRERVDDIPLLAEHFLHKACRQLNKDLDGFAEGVIQMLQSYPWPGNVRELENEIYRAVAMAEDGMKLQIYHFSGQITRGESLMREILSQSLTYDEALNLFRRRLIEETLRECDGNRTEAARRLGMHRPNLIRLMKRLGIE